Within Halobacterium jilantaiense, the genomic segment GTCGAGCGCGAGCGCCAGTATCACGAACGCGACCAGCGACGTCAGCAGCGTCGGTGCGGTGCCCCAGCCGACGACGGTGAGCGTCTCCCCGAACCGGCCGTCGTGACCGACGACAGCGCGGGCGAGCAGGTGGAGGATGCCAGCGGCGAGCAGCCAGCCGACGACCATCGCGACGACGACAACGACGAGGTAGCTGACGAGAACGCTCCAGACCGCGCCGCTGGCGTCGCCGTGGCCGGCGGCAGCGAGCTTGTCGGAGAGCAGGACGCCGAAGCCGGCGAGCGCGAGGGTCAGCGAGAGCGTCGCGACGCCGACCGCGACGGCGGCCGGCCACAGGTCGAAGCCACGGGACTCGAAGTACGCGACGGGGTGGAGGATGGGAGTGCGGGGAGCCATACGGTGGGCTGCGCCCGGCTCCGCCTTCGCCTTTTCGGGCGCGAGTAGCCAACGCTATGCGGGAGCCGACCGTCCGCCCGGACATGAAACAGGTCATCGCCGCCCGAACTGACATCGGGATGGGGCAGGGGAAGCTCGCCGCTCAGGTCGCACACGCCTCGCTGAACGCCTACGAGTACGCCGACGACCGAGCCGTCCGGCAGTGGAAAGACGAGGGGCAGACGAAGGTCGTGGTGAAGGTCGGCAGCGAGCGCGAGCTCTACGAACTCTCCGAGGAAGCCAAGCACAAGGGACTGCCGACGGGCCTCATCTCGGACGCCGGCCGCACCCAGCTGGAGCCCGGGACGCCGACGGCGCTGGCAATCGGCCCGGCACCCGACGCCGACGTCGACCGAATCACGGGCGACCTCTCGCTGTTCTGATGCGGGACGCCCACCCGATAGAGCGCGAGGTCGGGATGGCGTACTACGCCAGCGGCAGCGACGGCACCGGCGGCACGCTCCGCGAGTCACCCGAGGACTTCCGCGTCCGGGAACTCGAAGCGTTCGACACCCAGCCCGCAGACGCGCCGACCGGCGACTACCCGTGGCTGGTCGTGCGCGCGACGCTGCGGCGCTGGGACACCAACGACTTCGCCCGCGAGTTCGCGAACAGCGTCGGGATGAGCCGCGAGCGCGTGACGTGGGCGGGGACGAAAGACCGCCACGCCGTCACCACCCAGTTGTTCGCCGTCCGCGACCTCGACGCCGACCAGGTGCCCGAGATTCGGGACGCCGACATCGAGGTCGTGGGCCGCGCGGGCCGCGGGCTGGAGTTCGGCGACCTCGCCGGCAACGCCTTCGAGATAGTGGTTCGTGAGCCAGAGAACCCGGAGCAGGCCGACGCCGTTGCCGACGACCTCGCCGGGTTCGCGGGCGGTGACGTGGGAGCCCCCAATTTCTTCGGGCAGCAGCGCTTCGGCAGCAAGCGCCCCGTCACCCACGAGGTCGGGCTCGCCATTCTCCGGAACGACTGGGAGGCCGCCGCGATGGCGTACCTCGGCGCGCCCACCGAACACGAGCCCGAGGACTCGCAGGCCGCCCGCGAGTACGTTGAGGACACCCGCGACTGGACGGGGGCTCTGGAGGAGTTCCCGCAGCGCCTGCGCTACGAGCGCACGATGCTGCACGAGCTCGCGGACGGCGGGAGCTTCCGGGACGCCGTCGAGACGTTCCCGTCGAACCTCCAGCGCCTGTTCGTGAACGCCGCCCAGTCCTACGCCTTCAACCGGATTCTCTCCGAGCGGATGGACCGAGGGCTGCCGTTCCACGAACCGGTCGCGGGCGACGTGGTGTGGTTTGCGGATAGTGACGCCGACGCGGCGATCGCACAGCCCGACTCCTCGCGCGAGCAGCGCGTCACCGAGTCCCGCGTGGACGTGATGGCGCGGCACTGCGAGCGCGGCCGCGCGTTCGTCACCGCGCCGCTCGTCGGCACCGACACCGAGTTCGCGGACGGCGAGCCCGGCGACATCACGCGAAGTGTGCTCGACGACCTCGACCTCGCGCCCGCGGACTTCGACCTGCCCGGCGACTGGAGCAGCGAGGGCACCCGCCGCGCGATTCTCCTCCGGCCCGACCTCACGGTCAGCCACGACCCGCTCACGTTCGAGTTCGCGCTACCCTCGGGGAGCTACGCCACCGTGGTCCTCCGGGAGTTCCTCAAATCGAGTCCGCTCGACCTCTGAGCGCGCCCTCCCGAGAAACACCGCGCTTTTGCGCCCCGAACCGCTTTCTCCAGCGTATGGAGTGCTCGCGGTGC encodes:
- a CDS encoding YIP1 family protein → MAPRTPILHPVAYFESRGFDLWPAAVAVGVATLSLTLALAGFGVLLSDKLAAAGHGDASGAVWSVLVSYLVVVVVAMVVGWLLAAGILHLLARAVVGHDGRFGETLTVVGWGTAPTLLTSLVAFVILALALDGTTLSSPEAFARQFRANVQSGSALSHALSFLVACWQTFLYGRGLAVAFDDDSGTTWLVGGVVAFGGWLLALF
- the pth2 gene encoding peptidyl-tRNA hydrolase Pth2; translated protein: MKQVIAARTDIGMGQGKLAAQVAHASLNAYEYADDRAVRQWKDEGQTKVVVKVGSERELYELSEEAKHKGLPTGLISDAGRTQLEPGTPTALAIGPAPDADVDRITGDLSLF
- the truD gene encoding tRNA pseudouridine(13) synthase TruD: MRDAHPIEREVGMAYYASGSDGTGGTLRESPEDFRVRELEAFDTQPADAPTGDYPWLVVRATLRRWDTNDFAREFANSVGMSRERVTWAGTKDRHAVTTQLFAVRDLDADQVPEIRDADIEVVGRAGRGLEFGDLAGNAFEIVVREPENPEQADAVADDLAGFAGGDVGAPNFFGQQRFGSKRPVTHEVGLAILRNDWEAAAMAYLGAPTEHEPEDSQAAREYVEDTRDWTGALEEFPQRLRYERTMLHELADGGSFRDAVETFPSNLQRLFVNAAQSYAFNRILSERMDRGLPFHEPVAGDVVWFADSDADAAIAQPDSSREQRVTESRVDVMARHCERGRAFVTAPLVGTDTEFADGEPGDITRSVLDDLDLAPADFDLPGDWSSEGTRRAILLRPDLTVSHDPLTFEFALPSGSYATVVLREFLKSSPLDL